The Halomonas sp. 7T genome contains a region encoding:
- a CDS encoding AAA family ATPase → MAFDSTSSYIATDALKQAVNAAVVLQRPLLIKGEPGTGKTLLAEELAESLGTQLITWHIKSSTKAAQGLYEYDAVSRLRDSQLGVEGVENVGNYIKPGKLWEAFTAGERVVLLIDEIDKADIEFPNDLLQELDRMEFHVYETGETIRAEQRPIIVITSNNEKELPDAFLRRCFFHYIEFPDRDTMQAIVDVHFPDIAPRMVSEALNVFFDLRNVPGLKKKPSTSELVDWLKLLMADELAQEELYNRDPSKALPPMAGALVKNEQDTHLLERLAFMMRRQKNSGR, encoded by the coding sequence ATGGCGTTTGATTCAACCTCTTCTTACATCGCAACGGATGCACTCAAACAGGCGGTCAATGCCGCCGTTGTGCTGCAGCGTCCACTACTTATCAAGGGTGAGCCCGGTACCGGTAAAACCCTGCTGGCTGAGGAGCTTGCGGAGTCGTTAGGCACTCAGCTGATTACCTGGCACATCAAGTCCAGCACCAAAGCCGCCCAGGGGCTGTATGAGTACGATGCGGTGAGCCGCCTGCGCGACTCTCAGCTGGGCGTTGAAGGGGTGGAAAATGTCGGTAACTACATCAAGCCCGGCAAGCTGTGGGAAGCGTTTACCGCAGGCGAGCGTGTCGTACTGCTGATCGATGAGATCGACAAAGCCGATATCGAATTCCCTAACGACCTGCTCCAAGAGCTGGACCGTATGGAGTTCCACGTTTACGAAACCGGCGAAACCATTCGTGCGGAACAGCGCCCGATTATCGTGATCACCTCCAATAACGAAAAAGAGCTGCCGGATGCCTTCCTACGCCGCTGCTTTTTCCACTACATCGAATTTCCCGACCGCGACACCATGCAGGCCATTGTGGATGTCCACTTCCCCGATATAGCACCACGAATGGTCAGCGAAGCGTTAAACGTATTTTTCGATCTGCGTAATGTTCCAGGGCTCAAGAAAAAACCCTCTACCTCAGAGCTGGTGGATTGGCTCAAGCTGTTAATGGCCGACGAGCTAGCCCAGGAAGAGCTGTATAACCGCGACCCGTCAAAAGCCCTACCTCCCATGGCGGGCGCGCTGGTTAAAAACGAGCAGGACACCCACCTGCTAGAGCGCCTGGCGTTTATGATGCGCCGCCAGAAAAACAGCGGGCGCTAA
- a CDS encoding OmpW/AlkL family protein, producing the protein MRNMTLISAAVISAGALMAGQTAFAYEAGHAFARIGVAQTDTGSGNGNVGDASLNVQSARGLTFGAGYLFSDKVGMELNSSEKFEHDLNVTPGGDVGSVDRLPVNLLINYYPMGGLNANVQPYVGAGVNYTRFSGEPAGLSIDESYGLVGQAGIDLAVTRNMMLNGFINYADVSADIDANGDTIGKAKIDPVTVGGGVTYRF; encoded by the coding sequence ATGCGCAACATGACACTCATTTCTGCTGCCGTTATTTCAGCGGGTGCCTTAATGGCGGGACAAACAGCGTTTGCCTATGAAGCTGGCCATGCTTTCGCTCGCATTGGTGTGGCCCAAACGGATACCGGCTCGGGTAACGGTAACGTAGGTGATGCATCACTGAATGTGCAAAGCGCTCGTGGCTTAACCTTTGGTGCTGGCTATCTATTTTCTGACAAGGTGGGAATGGAGCTAAACAGCTCAGAAAAATTCGAGCATGATTTAAACGTTACACCTGGGGGCGATGTTGGCAGCGTCGACCGTTTGCCTGTTAACTTGCTCATTAACTACTACCCGATGGGTGGCCTGAACGCTAACGTTCAGCCCTACGTGGGGGCCGGTGTAAATTACACTCGCTTCTCGGGGGAGCCCGCTGGCCTGAGCATTGATGAAAGCTACGGACTGGTAGGACAGGCAGGCATTGACCTGGCTGTCACACGCAACATGATGCTCAATGGCTTTATCAACTATGCAGACGTGAGTGCGGATATTGATGCCAATGGCGATACCATTGGTAAAGCAAAGATTGATCCGGTCACCGTGGGTGGCGGCGTGACTTATCGTTTCTAA
- a CDS encoding vWA domain-containing protein: MFIGLFDALKRAGVPVSLRELLDLHAVVERGVVFADMEAFYQVARTVMVKDERYFDRFDRAFAAWFKGLEDMNSAIEALIPDEWLRREFEKQLTDEEKAKIESLGGLEELIETFKKRLEEQKERHAGGNKWIGTGGTSPFGAYGYNPEGIRIGQDGSRHRRATKVWDERRFRDYDDSLELGTRNIKMALRRLRKFARQGALEEFDVDSTIRETAKDGGLLNVQMRPERHNAVKVLLFLDVGGSMDDHIRVCEELFSAARSEFKHLEHYYFHNCLYEGVWRNNQRRGNERIPTMDVLHTYGADYQVVIVGDAAMSPYEITHRGGSVEHFNDEAGGVWLKRLTDTFPRLAWLNPMPPRAWEYTYSTQLIREIIEDRMYPMTMEGLETAMRQLAK, encoded by the coding sequence ATGTTTATTGGTCTGTTTGATGCCCTCAAACGCGCGGGTGTGCCCGTCTCACTGCGCGAGCTATTGGATCTTCACGCCGTGGTCGAGCGCGGCGTGGTGTTTGCCGATATGGAGGCGTTTTATCAGGTGGCTCGCACGGTCATGGTCAAAGATGAACGCTACTTTGACCGCTTTGACCGTGCCTTTGCCGCCTGGTTTAAAGGCCTGGAAGACATGAATTCAGCCATTGAAGCGTTGATACCTGATGAGTGGCTGCGCCGGGAGTTTGAAAAACAGCTGACCGACGAAGAGAAAGCCAAGATCGAGTCCCTGGGTGGCTTAGAAGAACTCATCGAGACGTTTAAAAAACGCCTGGAAGAGCAAAAAGAGCGCCACGCGGGCGGCAACAAATGGATTGGCACCGGCGGCACCAGCCCCTTTGGGGCGTATGGCTACAACCCTGAGGGCATTCGCATTGGTCAGGATGGCTCGCGCCACCGCCGTGCCACCAAGGTGTGGGACGAACGGCGCTTTCGGGATTACGACGACTCGCTGGAACTCGGCACCCGCAATATCAAAATGGCCCTGCGGCGGCTGCGCAAATTCGCTCGCCAAGGGGCGTTAGAAGAGTTTGACGTGGACAGCACCATCCGCGAAACCGCCAAAGATGGTGGGCTACTCAACGTGCAGATGCGCCCGGAGCGCCATAACGCCGTTAAAGTGCTGCTGTTTTTAGATGTGGGCGGCTCCATGGATGACCATATTCGCGTGTGTGAAGAGCTTTTCTCGGCGGCCCGCTCAGAGTTCAAACACCTGGAGCACTACTACTTTCATAACTGCTTATACGAAGGCGTTTGGCGCAATAACCAGCGCCGGGGCAACGAGCGTATTCCCACTATGGATGTGCTGCACACCTACGGCGCGGATTACCAAGTCGTGATTGTGGGCGATGCCGCCATGTCACCCTACGAAATAACGCACCGTGGCGGTAGTGTGGAGCACTTTAACGACGAAGCGGGTGGCGTATGGCTTAAGCGCCTGACCGATACGTTTCCGCGACTAGCGTGGCTTAACCCTATGCCACCGCGCGCCTGGGAGTATACGTACTCTACCCAGCTGATCCGCGAAATCATCGAAGACCGCATGTACCCAATGACGATGGAAGGCCTAGAAACCGCCATGCGCCAGTTGGCCAAGTAG
- the pepQ gene encoding Xaa-Pro dipeptidase yields MSTTLFKLQQDHLAHLQRAYSDILIAQGIDSLAIYSGHANAHFADDQTPTFQAYGHFLHWVGLANVQHSWLVIQPGQRPQLYLYSPADFWHLPTSLPEEPWVAELDIHLCNDKITPPLIGRAAVIGDVKHLETNTQQSIHAEYQPSELIHALDELRLFKTPYEVACLREANRLTIAGHQAAQAAFVGASGELDIQLAYLGASRQRESDVPYQNIIGLNSHAGVLHYQHYDLHTPKQRHSLLVDAGRRFRGYCADITRTHAGPDAPSIFGELITAMHGLKDVLIEHIAPGVEFVALHEQMHQRLGEILIAHDLFKGSVEEAVNEGVTRAFCPHGLGHSLGLQVHDVAGLRHSDGTPAPAPELHPALRLTRTLRTGMVVTIEPGLYFIPMLLAPLRNTSLPVNWELVDALTPCGGIRIEDNVLVTESGYDNLTPAQ; encoded by the coding sequence ATGTCAACCACTCTTTTTAAGTTACAGCAAGACCACTTAGCACATTTGCAGCGCGCCTATAGCGATATTTTGATAGCACAAGGGATCGACAGTCTGGCTATTTACAGCGGCCATGCCAACGCCCATTTCGCCGATGACCAAACGCCCACCTTTCAAGCCTATGGCCACTTTCTGCACTGGGTAGGGCTTGCCAATGTGCAGCATAGCTGGCTGGTCATACAACCCGGACAGCGTCCGCAGCTTTATCTATATTCCCCGGCTGACTTTTGGCATTTACCCACCAGCCTCCCTGAAGAGCCCTGGGTAGCCGAGCTTGATATCCATCTATGCAACGACAAAATCACGCCGCCACTCATCGGCCGTGCTGCGGTGATCGGCGATGTCAAACACCTAGAAACCAACACACAACAAAGCATCCATGCAGAGTATCAGCCCAGCGAACTCATTCACGCGCTGGACGAGCTACGGCTGTTCAAAACGCCCTATGAGGTTGCTTGCCTGCGTGAGGCAAACCGTTTAACGATCGCCGGACACCAAGCCGCTCAAGCGGCGTTTGTCGGCGCTTCTGGGGAGCTGGATATTCAGCTGGCTTATCTCGGCGCCAGTCGTCAACGTGAATCCGACGTGCCGTATCAAAATATTATTGGCCTCAATAGCCACGCGGGTGTGCTGCACTACCAGCACTATGACCTGCATACCCCCAAGCAGCGTCATAGCCTGTTGGTAGACGCAGGTCGCCGCTTTCGTGGCTACTGTGCAGATATCACCAGAACCCACGCCGGCCCTGATGCACCCAGCATTTTTGGCGAGTTAATTACCGCCATGCACGGCCTTAAAGATGTGCTTATTGAGCATATTGCACCTGGCGTTGAGTTTGTGGCTCTACATGAGCAAATGCACCAGCGTCTAGGCGAGATATTAATCGCCCACGACCTCTTCAAAGGCAGCGTAGAAGAAGCGGTGAATGAAGGGGTCACGCGTGCTTTTTGCCCCCACGGGCTGGGGCACTCGTTAGGGCTTCAAGTACACGATGTAGCAGGTCTGCGCCACTCCGACGGAACACCCGCTCCCGCCCCTGAGCTTCATCCGGCACTTCGGCTCACCCGAACGCTGCGCACAGGAATGGTAGTGACCATTGAACCCGGGCTCTACTTTATCCCGATGCTGCTAGCACCGCTGCGTAACACATCACTACCGGTTAATTGGGAACTGGTGGATGCCTTAACGCCTTGCGGCGGTATTCGCATTGAAGACAACGTGCTGGTGACCGAAAGCGGCTACGATAACCTGACGCCAGCGCAGTAA
- a CDS encoding cytochrome b, protein MALAIRDTDSRYGVVSRALHWAMALLFVWQFSSAAARVFFEDTALESFLWGTHSQLGVVLLVLVVLRAVWALANVSRRPPSVSVMAKLGHLALYSLMIAVPTIALIRQYGSGRSLDVLGVNLMPGFEGEKIAWMTDLGSLLHGELGWAMLALIVGHIVIAVLHRRLTNHDVLKRMV, encoded by the coding sequence ATGGCGCTAGCGATTAGGGATACCGACTCCCGCTATGGTGTGGTGAGCAGGGCGTTACACTGGGCGATGGCGCTGCTGTTTGTATGGCAATTTAGCAGTGCAGCGGCGCGCGTTTTCTTTGAAGACACCGCGCTTGAGTCTTTTTTATGGGGTACTCACAGCCAACTGGGCGTTGTGCTCCTGGTGCTGGTTGTTCTTCGAGCTGTTTGGGCGCTGGCAAACGTATCGCGGCGTCCGCCGTCGGTGAGCGTGATGGCTAAACTGGGTCATTTGGCACTGTATAGTTTGATGATAGCGGTACCCACCATTGCACTCATCCGCCAATACGGTTCAGGCCGTTCGCTGGATGTGTTGGGGGTTAACCTAATGCCGGGCTTTGAGGGTGAAAAAATTGCCTGGATGACAGACCTTGGCAGCTTGCTACACGGCGAGCTAGGCTGGGCGATGTTGGCGCTGATCGTCGGCCATATCGTGATAGCAGTGTTGCACCGCAGACTAACCAATCACGATGTGCTAAAGCGAATGGTGTAA
- a CDS encoding ABC transporter ATP-binding protein: MSAQVETLGATPTQNEESSESLLQIRGLKKRFSLSGDFLDQLRFKGGKLVRHQEYVHAINGVNLDIKRGEALCVVGESGCGKSTVARTVMGLITPSEGEIRYDGQRIDNLGSRQLLPYRKRMQMIFQNPYASLNPRMTIQQTLEEPLRLHHPDWSREKILSKVQDVMSSVGIDPDWGKRFGHEFSGGQRQRIAIARALAVDPEFIVADEPISALDVSIQAQVLNLLMDAQRDRNLTYLFITHDLAVVEHFGTRVAVMYLGTVCEVATTATLFAKPRHPYTQALLSAIPRLEDDRPQHIRLTGEVPTPVNLPSGCVFHGRCPYANARCKQEIPMLQTQDDGTRVACHAVEEGRL, encoded by the coding sequence ATGAGTGCGCAGGTAGAAACCCTTGGCGCAACGCCCACGCAAAACGAAGAAAGCAGCGAGTCATTGCTGCAAATTCGAGGGCTAAAGAAGCGCTTTTCGCTATCGGGCGATTTTTTAGACCAGCTGCGTTTTAAAGGCGGCAAACTGGTTCGCCACCAAGAATACGTGCATGCCATTAACGGCGTTAATTTAGACATCAAACGCGGTGAAGCACTTTGCGTAGTGGGTGAGTCCGGCTGTGGTAAATCAACGGTCGCGCGCACGGTGATGGGGCTGATTACACCTTCAGAAGGCGAGATACGCTACGATGGCCAGCGTATCGATAACCTGGGCTCGCGCCAGCTATTGCCCTATCGCAAACGCATGCAAATGATTTTCCAAAATCCTTATGCATCGCTGAACCCCCGCATGACGATACAGCAAACCCTGGAAGAACCTCTACGCCTTCACCACCCAGACTGGAGCCGTGAAAAAATCCTCAGTAAGGTTCAAGACGTTATGAGCTCAGTCGGCATTGATCCTGACTGGGGCAAGCGTTTTGGACACGAGTTTTCAGGTGGTCAGCGCCAGCGTATTGCCATCGCGCGGGCCTTGGCCGTTGACCCTGAATTTATCGTCGCGGATGAGCCTATATCCGCATTAGATGTCTCCATTCAGGCTCAGGTGCTCAACCTGTTAATGGATGCCCAGCGCGACCGCAATCTAACCTACCTATTCATTACCCATGATTTAGCCGTGGTGGAACATTTTGGCACCCGGGTAGCGGTAATGTACCTAGGAACGGTGTGCGAAGTAGCGACAACGGCGACGCTTTTTGCCAAACCTCGCCACCCCTATACCCAGGCACTGCTTTCCGCCATTCCGCGCTTGGAAGATGACCGGCCGCAGCACATCCGCTTAACCGGCGAGGTGCCTACCCCTGTCAACTTACCCAGTGGCTGCGTGTTCCATGGCCGCTGCCCCTACGCTAACGCCCGCTGCAAGCAGGAGATTCCCATGTTGCAGACGCAGGATGACGGCACTCGCGTCGCGTGCCACGCTGTGGAGGAAGGCCGCCTATGA
- a CDS encoding xanthine/uracil/vitamin C permease encodes MLLKRKYGEEHPYWPVGPFKVRLPFIHFRWEIPETIQALVMFVIGLGMIPLLEQYLGLPYEVALAYVVVCGIGFILPPLLGVPFVAGWITPAIPVVLLFIGQFEPGPDAIRAMVALQLMVTAIFLFMAVTRLGTKLVNSVPDSIKAGILLGAGIAAISGEISVGGRLYETPISLGIGGLLTLYVLFSLSFRDLTEKFRWARNIAAYGMVPGMLITMAIGWGVAEYPMPKVEWGIAIPDFGGIWAYLPFTIGAPGIDLLVAAIPTAIIAYIIAFGDIIVGQSLIKRVDHLRPDEKIEVNVDRVHLITGLRNLMHSLFAPYPGLAGPLFTGAMATIAERYRYGRGAMDTIYSGASVFWIVGFLALFLLPLVTLFRPVLPIALSITLLITGYLCIAVAVEQIKNATAMGVAGIMGVVLATHGAAWGLGIGVILYFMIEHRSRSHAEDEADEPIHVEEDMPVEAEEKPVS; translated from the coding sequence GTGCTGCTCAAACGTAAATATGGGGAAGAACATCCCTACTGGCCCGTAGGCCCCTTCAAAGTTCGCTTGCCTTTTATCCATTTCCGTTGGGAAATACCCGAGACCATTCAAGCGCTGGTCATGTTTGTTATCGGGCTGGGGATGATTCCGCTGTTAGAGCAGTACTTAGGGCTTCCCTATGAAGTAGCGCTCGCGTATGTCGTGGTGTGTGGTATCGGTTTTATTCTGCCTCCCTTGCTTGGGGTGCCTTTTGTCGCCGGGTGGATTACCCCGGCTATTCCCGTGGTGCTACTTTTTATAGGCCAGTTTGAGCCGGGGCCAGACGCCATCCGTGCGATGGTGGCGCTGCAGCTGATGGTCACGGCGATTTTCTTGTTCATGGCCGTGACGCGCTTAGGTACGAAACTGGTTAACAGCGTGCCGGACTCCATTAAAGCGGGCATTTTGCTCGGCGCAGGTATCGCGGCAATTAGTGGCGAAATCAGCGTGGGCGGCCGGCTATATGAAACGCCCATCTCGCTAGGCATTGGCGGCTTGTTAACGCTCTATGTCCTCTTTTCGCTCTCGTTTCGTGACCTGACGGAAAAATTCCGCTGGGCGCGTAATATCGCTGCCTATGGCATGGTGCCGGGTATGTTAATCACCATGGCCATTGGCTGGGGGGTAGCGGAGTACCCCATGCCTAAGGTGGAGTGGGGCATTGCCATTCCTGACTTTGGCGGTATTTGGGCCTACTTGCCGTTTACCATTGGTGCGCCGGGTATTGACCTGTTAGTTGCGGCCATTCCCACCGCGATTATCGCTTACATTATTGCCTTTGGTGACATCATTGTCGGGCAGAGTCTGATTAAGCGTGTGGATCATTTGCGCCCCGATGAAAAAATCGAGGTCAACGTTGATCGTGTTCACCTGATTACCGGCTTGCGCAACCTAATGCACTCTCTATTTGCGCCTTACCCGGGCTTAGCAGGGCCGCTTTTTACCGGTGCGATGGCCACCATTGCTGAACGCTACCGGTATGGTCGCGGTGCTATGGATACTATTTACTCCGGCGCATCGGTGTTCTGGATAGTCGGCTTTTTGGCGCTGTTCTTACTGCCGCTGGTAACGCTATTTCGTCCGGTATTGCCTATTGCGCTGTCGATTACCCTACTGATTACCGGCTACCTGTGTATCGCGGTGGCGGTAGAGCAGATCAAAAACGCAACGGCCATGGGGGTCGCTGGCATTATGGGGGTGGTGTTGGCCACGCACGGCGCTGCATGGGGCTTAGGTATTGGGGTCATTCTTTATTTTATGATTGAGCATCGTTCGCGCAGCCATGCGGAAGATGAAGCCGATGAGCCTATCCACGTAGAAGAGGATATGCCCGTAGAAGCAGAGGAAAAGCCGGTGAGCTAG
- a CDS encoding RidA family protein: MPQFNNDPTLPKPSFPGSHMVIDDHYVFISGLTVADISNGQATLGNVKEETQLVMHKLERMLEQEGGSLADVVRVDIHLADLKQISALDSVYAEFFEPGRYPARTCTESPHLCGGSSVEITLMAQRPKKDTAAE; this comes from the coding sequence ATGCCACAGTTTAATAACGATCCCACGCTTCCCAAGCCCAGCTTTCCGGGCAGCCATATGGTCATTGATGACCACTATGTGTTTATTTCAGGCCTTACCGTTGCCGACATTTCTAATGGTCAAGCGACACTTGGCAACGTTAAAGAGGAAACACAGCTAGTAATGCACAAGCTTGAGCGCATGCTAGAGCAAGAGGGTGGCAGCTTAGCGGATGTGGTGAGAGTCGATATACATTTAGCAGATTTAAAACAGATCAGCGCGCTGGACAGTGTCTATGCGGAGTTTTTCGAACCAGGCCGTTATCCGGCCCGCACCTGCACGGAATCACCCCACCTTTGCGGCGGTAGCTCGGTGGAAATCACGCTGATGGCGCAGCGCCCTAAGAAAGACACCGCAGCGGAATAA
- a CDS encoding LysR family transcriptional regulator: MELRWLEDFIALARTRHFSRAADEQHVTQPTFSRRIKLLEEEMGVTLINRQTLPLSLTPAGEEFLTLCEQVTDRVRLTRDRVREISAGQQRRIMVAAPQSLLSHFLPEWLAKTGWQERIQPYLRATGWVASDYFQALARAECDLAMCYWPVERCDLDLDTSACTYQVIGHERLIPVTGLTGQGEPCALLPGTRQQPTPWLAYPKRGLLGSAVKAHLARMPQSTYLTAQSENLYAAGIKELVLLGYGMSWLPERNIAAELAQGTLVRAGDSRWDVPMELRLYRYQGQHHAELDRLWSELTSPRH; encoded by the coding sequence ATGGAACTTCGCTGGCTAGAAGACTTTATTGCCCTGGCCAGAACGCGACACTTCTCCCGCGCCGCCGACGAGCAACACGTGACACAGCCCACGTTCTCTCGGCGCATTAAGCTGCTGGAAGAGGAGATGGGCGTCACGCTGATTAATCGGCAAACGCTGCCGCTGTCACTCACCCCTGCGGGAGAAGAGTTTCTAACGCTATGCGAACAGGTGACTGACCGTGTTCGCCTAACACGCGACCGTGTGCGAGAGATCAGCGCGGGGCAGCAGCGGCGAATTATGGTGGCCGCGCCTCAAAGCCTACTGTCACACTTCTTACCTGAATGGTTAGCCAAAACAGGCTGGCAAGAGCGGATACAACCCTATCTACGTGCCACCGGATGGGTCGCTAGTGACTACTTTCAAGCACTTGCTAGAGCAGAGTGCGACTTGGCCATGTGTTACTGGCCTGTAGAGCGCTGCGATTTAGACCTGGACACCAGCGCATGTACCTATCAGGTCATAGGTCACGAGCGTTTGATTCCCGTTACTGGGTTAACTGGCCAAGGGGAGCCCTGCGCCCTTCTACCCGGCACGCGACAACAGCCAACGCCGTGGCTTGCCTACCCAAAACGCGGCCTGCTGGGCTCCGCTGTGAAAGCCCATCTTGCCCGCATGCCGCAAAGCACCTATTTAACGGCACAGAGTGAAAACCTCTATGCCGCAGGCATTAAAGAGCTCGTCCTGCTTGGATACGGCATGAGCTGGCTACCAGAACGTAATATTGCCGCCGAGCTAGCACAAGGCACCTTGGTAAGAGCTGGGGATAGCCGCTGGGATGTGCCCATGGAGCTGCGTTTATATCGCTACCAAGGCCAGCATCATGCCGAACTGGACAGGCTATGGAGTGAACTCACTTCACCACGACATTGA